TTCTTCAATGCAAAATTTCTCTAAGGGTAGTATCACGTGATACAGCTTTAGACAGGGGCCCCCCCAGCCCACCTTCAGAGCAGTtctaaaatcgattatcaaaaatcgaatttcaataatcgattatcaaaaatcgattatcaaaaatcgattcgaatttcaaaaatcgattatcaaatcgattgtcaaagatcgttcacgtgtaaatcgaaaatcaaccgtaaaaaatcgattattaaaaatcgatcttcaaaaatcgattttatattggatgcacacgccatcagattctgcctgaattttgtcgcaaacggcgttccatataggacaagtctgctcgcgagactaggtGATCAGTTTCAACTGACTGTGATTCATATACATCCAGCCAACACTTTGACCCACCCCTCCCGTTTAATAGTAATCTTCCTATTTTGTCACAGAGGGTATACTCCAGGACTATGCAGTGGAGGGCATTGACAGAAAAGATGTCTTCTTCTATCAGGTGATTTGTGTACATTAGGTTTCCAGCCTACATAGTCTACGTTAAATTATAGGTGTGTGCAAGCAACTAGAGTTTACTTTTTTGCCTTTTATAGAGGTATAAAGTACCTAACCCACCCACCCCATACAGACAATTAATGGATGTAATCAAACTATAGTCTGTTGACATTATTACTTTAGAGTGCttctaccccccacacactcacacctctcacacaccctacacacccacccacacttcTTACACACTtctcacacactccactcactcacacagGCGGATGACGAGCACTACATCCCACGAGCGGTACTGTTGGACCTAGAGCCTCGGGTGATCCACGGTATCCTCACCTCCCCCTACGCTAAACTCTACAATCAGGAGAACATCTACACCTCGTCACACGGGGGCGGGGCTGGCAATAACTGGGCCAGTGGACACTCTCAAGTAAACACAATTATACTATCTGTGATTTCTGAAGACATAGTAATGTTTCATTTTCAGTATAAGGCCACgtactatacgtacatgtacatgtacataccgtatttacttgattaagcGCCcttcttgaataaacgcccatctcgtttaaacgcccagggtaaaagctctgtctttgtcaataaacacccatcttaaataatcgcccatatatggggcgtggcatgtgggtggagctggcacccagttgcaagcatggcagcataggATAATAATACTTTTTATGATGCATCAATGGCaaagagagagataccgacacagagggcactcctatgacataaatttaagctgagacagcagcccaagaagagcacaataactgctgctatgcaagagttttggaggagacataacaataaacgccctcctggattaaacgccccctctaaagacttcgatctgaaacaaacgcccgggcgtttaatcaaataaatacggtatactgtagCTCATGAAAAGCTAAATAGCTGAACATTTTgttttgagcataccatctaaAAGATTTCACTAAATGCAGAGGACTCAGCGTTCAATAGAATCTTTGaacgactataattattaactttcGTTTCGTTGacccaataacgttaattttttattaaaagtctattttgggcctgtttttgacaacaGTCTTTTTCCGAAAATGAGAAATAATGGCCCGTTCCAAACAtatcatctgaaagagctccatCTAAGCTTTCAGGCAATCACCAAAGCAAAACCAATGGGCCAACAAATTTATGTTATGGCCACTCAAATATGCTTGGTGTATTACTAATCCCTCCCCTTCACGCAGGCCGGGCGTCTCCATGAGGAGATATTTGACATCCTTGATCGAGAGGCTGATAACAGTGACAGTCTGGAGGGCTTCGTGCTCTCTCACTCCATTGCAGGTGGCACTGGGTCTGGGATGGGATCCTACCTCCTGGAGCATCTCAATGACAGGTGTCCGTGATATtatttaattattattcttgATGTTGTTATTATTTCCAGATACCCGAAGAAGCTTATTCAAACCTACTCTGTGTTTCCCAACCTGGTgagatttgtgtgtgtgcactgtacagtgtgtataatcGAGAGTCACTACAGGCTTGCAGTAAATGCATCCAATACATACAGTGagtctgtatacatgtataattatacgtaagtagtactgttactgtaacagtagCCACACCTATTGTAGTTCGCCGGAGTGCTTCTGAGTTCGCATAATGAGAGTTCGACTGATATATATTTTCCGTTCTCCCTGTTAGAATGAGATCAGTGACGTGGTGGTGCAGCCATACAACTCCATACTGACACTGAAGCGACTCACGCTCCACGCAGACTGTGTCGTGGTGTTAGACAATACTGCCCTCAACAGGATAGCAGCAGAGAGGCTCAGAATACCAAACCCTTCACTATCACAAATCAACCAACTGGTGAGTCTGCTTCACTGCATGTAGCTTCACTGTGTTTTGTATTGTAGCTATTCTTGTTCATTAAGTGTGAGGTAAGATTTCCTCAATAGTTGTTGTAATTGCTTGTACATAAGTGGAGCTAAATCACTTTTATTGTGTTTTTATTTTATGTATCAAACTTAAATTATCATATCTGCTATTAATTAATAAATAATAGCAGAAGACCTCTagtttatataataatacgataataattatgagtttgATACATTATATCGAGTTTATATAATGTTTCTGGTTTCAAGATTTtactagtgtacatgtataacttgtTGCTTTTCACTGTTCATTAGGTATCCACTATCATGGCTAGCAGTACAACGACCCTCCGTTACCCTGGTTACATGAACAACGATCTGATTGGTCTGATAGCCTCGTTGATCCCCACCCCCAGACTCCACTACCTCATGACTGGCTACACTCCCATCACCACTGACACTCAGGTAAGAACAGAGTCTGAGTGGCTAATTCTCTAGTTAGCTGCTTTTGCTATAATTTTAAATGATAGTAGTGGATATTTTGTGCTGTACCTCAGCTACCTGACTAGCGTTAGTGACCAACATTAAATGAttcatctttgaacggccataactttagttccgttggtccaataacgttaattttctgaaagcttagatcGAGCTTATTTAGATGGTGTCTTAAAATCAAAATTCTATTTTTGGCCTGATTTTGACAAAAGACCATGGGTATAGTCCATGGTCTTTTTccgaaaatgagaaattatggcccgttccaaatttgagttttaagcataccatctgaaagagtcTCTTCCAGGCTTTCAAAAAAataaaatcattgaatttggGCCATCAGAACATTGAATTTAGCATGATTTCATAACGcaagacatgtacatgtatgtatacactaCTCAATATTTTGTGTTCATATAAATATGTTTTTCAATTGCATTCTCTGAGAGCTTTATACACATCATCGTATTTTGCGCGCAGGCCCCAAGTATTCGTAAGACTACTGTCCTGGACGTGATGAGGAGGCTACTACAGGTGAGGTGGTAGAGATCTATTAATAGCATCATGCACACTgtcttaaaatcaaaagtctatttttggTCTGATTTTGACAATACCATTGATTTACTAATATTAGCATCGCACTGACTCCCGTCAAAACACGTAACTGTACCAATTCACCCCCCCCTCCCAGCCTAAGAACGTGATGGTGTCAGCACCCAAGGATCGTCATCACAACCATTGCTACATCTCCATCCTAAACATCATCCAAGGAGAGGTGGACCCCACTCAGGTGCACAAGAGCTTGCAGAGGATCAGAGAGAGGAAACTCGCTCAGTTCATACCCTGGGGGCCAGCAAGCATTCAGGTATACACGGGCACATCATGTGATCTCAGCAATAGATACACATACTAAATTACAAAATTTGGAAAAAGTGTTTGATTTCTGCATGCATTTACTGGTAGGTATACAATAGAGGCCAATAACACATGTAATTGAAGGCAGTCCCGTAACACACACCATGACAACAATGCCTGTCATTCACTCTTCTCTGTGtgtctccatgcatgcacaggttGCCCTCTCCCGCAAGCCTCCCCACATCCAGTCAGCACATAGGGTCAGTGGACTCATGCTCGCCAACCACACCAGTATGGCATCAGTGAGTACTCAACATGTGTTAAATATTTACGTACACTTTTATACGAGTACAGAGAATTCTGGTCCTTCTATATTCCCAGCCTTCATGTATTGGCGATTATGCATAAAAACATTTGATATATGTTTTTCCcctttgtataataattattggcttcgttacataattatgtgctagtTATGGGGGGGCCTATAAACTGTATAAGGATAGCCTCTAAACCAACCCCTCTCCCATGCACActcaccctcacacccacacacacacacacacacacacacacacacacacacacacacacacacacacacactggtttctatttattttgactaatgcctggagataattctaagaaccaaaatatCTTGCATTTCCCAATATACCAacccattcacacacacacatatatgtatatattctATGAACTGAAAATCAGCATCTTCCTGTTTGAGAAATTTGAATTTTTAAATTATATGAGTCAGCAAGGTCTCAGTGGACAGATATACACCCAActtttattattttttatttcaatctctcaaacacacccacacacacacacacacacacacccacccacacacacacacacacacacacacacacaccagttgTTTGCAGCCAGCTGTGGACAGTTTGACAAGCTGAGGAAGAAAGAAGCTTTTCTCGACCAATTCAAGAAACAGCCAATGTTCAGTGATGACCTATCAGAGCTTGATGACTCACGGAGGGTGGTCCAAGAGGTCATTGACGAGTACAGAGCCTCTACTGAACCAGACTACATCACCAGGGGAACATCAATAGGACTCGTAAGACTATCACTATAAATGTTGTTCTACATCGATAAACTTTTCTCATTACTCCATTCTCACTAACCACTTGAAGCACATGATTTGTACCAGTAACGAGAAAAATTGGTGAATGAGCCATTTAATAAATCCAATTGGCATTTTTAATTTGGCACCTCAGGCGTGCAAGTGCGTACTGGTAAATTTTACTTTGATTTGGCCATCTTTTGGTTTTGCTATACACCTGCAGATCATGTCAACAgctgagggttagcacttcagtactCTACTTACCTCGTTGTACGGTGTATTCCACGCATTATGTGGGATTATGTACAGCAAGTAATCACACTTCTCTCCATACAGGGTGGTGCCAAGCCCTGACGCTATCACTTACAGCACATGAACATTTATCTGCTAACTCTTGTACAATTTATTGTTATATtatactgttataattattatacttattaaTTATCGATTACCGTGAATTTATTATCGTGCAATAAAACACAATGCAGGCAAACCCACcgctagcctcgaatccacaaAGATTAATTACGGgcatggattcgaggctaacccATTGCCAATCATAATTTATTCATGACGTGTAAGTTCTTCTTCTCTTTTAGTGCCTCTAAATCAAGGGCgccgcatgcatgcataattatatatgtcaTGAGCATGAGACACAACTGTGCAGTTATAGCCTGAATGTACTGTAAGTAGGCTGACAAAATGAGACTTGACAAAGAAAAATGGCGTTTGAGAGTGAATGGATTTCTCACTCAAATACTTGCTCCAATGATGTTCTCCATCAGTGGTACATTATACCTCTCTTCGTTGCATAGGTTTGTCACTAACCCAAAGAAGGCAGGCATCAATGAAACCACACTCcagcaggtactgaaagtcaGTGTGTACAATGATACCTGCATGCCAGTCACGTTGTAGTTACAGTTTACAGTTACAGTTAGGGCCATGCAGTTACTCTGTATATAGCCTGACACAACTTTATGTATaggcctatatatatgtacgtagAAGCTACAAGCAAAATTATCATACAGGCTGAGCAATAAAGGATCATTTTAATATAtgctatagtgcatgcatagtctactgtagcctcgattccaagccgctgagaaaggcaaggggctggagtcgaggctactgTGGATGGTACCCGATATATATACCTGTGCTTTGGGTACTATACATCTTCAGTTGGACTGCAGACTTttagataccgtatatatagcgggtaattttcgtggtgtaaaaattcgttattttgtggtcaagctgacctccacgaaattttaacggaGGGATGGCTTACCGAATGCAGTggaggcaacgagactaaacgaaatttatACTCatgaaaatcaccgttttccaattttttaccccacgaaaattacctgctattgggtataataattatagctgttataTACCACGTATGTGGTAGCCTTTTTATTATGACAGTTAGGAGTTAGGTGCAAGCACTATACTGAACTTCTATGCCCAGGTGGAGCCTGGATTAGATGAGTCGGAAACAATGTACGCACTGCTGATAACTATTTATTCCTACGGCGAACTTACAGGAGGATTGCTGTTAGGTTTTTTAACTAAATGCATCCCGAATTGGTACCAGTTTGTATTTGCCATATCTCTGCACACGATTGGCTACGTGTTGTACGGTGTTGCAACTAACGGTGGGATACTAATGATTGGCATGTTCCTGGCTGGATACTATTTGGGAGCACAAATCACACTCAGTATGAACTACGCAACAGAAATGAGTGTCGAGTATGTGAATCTACTGAAGGAAGTAAAGAATGAAAAAGATGAAAATTTTGAATATGAGAAAAAAGTGGTGAAAACTCGTAACTTCCTATATTCAGTCTACTCCATTGGATTCAGCGTTGGGCTTGTCGTTGGTCCTagtaagcaataattatacacaaaagCTTATAGACTGCCAACTAATAAATTGACTTTGTTGGTACCAATTTCATACAACATTACACTTTCTACTCATTCTGTAGGTGTTTCAGTAATATTTTCTAACCTTCCAATTGAGCAGTATCGATCGATTGCTTGGTTCAATGTAGCTTTTGGAGTTATATTGTTGATCTTGTTCTGTTTTCTCTTCCGTGGAGAGAGTAAATGGAACAGAACTAATTGTCATGAGCTTTGTGTCCGCTCAAAAAACAACTCAAGTTCGGCCAAGCCTGGACCACTGCAAATATTCATATCCTTTCAGCATTATTACCAATGCAAGTACATATATCGATAGCATTATAGCCAGAAGCATGAATATGATAGAACCTATATACTGTAATTTCTAGCAATCCTTAACAATATCTGTTCACATTATTGTGAGTATGCACTTGCTATCGTTCGTACAAATGCTGAAGTGGGCATATTTTGAAGCCCTAATGAATCCAATTCTAAGTGATTCATTTGGGTTCTCTCTAAACACATCTTCCTACGTCTTCTTGGGGGTGGCTATCTCAAGCATTCTAGGCTCCATCTTACTGTAAGTAATTTATTTGTCAACTTAAGCCCGTTTACACGAGACTTTTAATCCGGATTAGAATCCAGGATTAAATCCAATTACCGCATTTATGTAAACGGGCCTTATCTGTCTACCACTTCTAGCCTCTGGAGGTGGTTCAGATTCTACACTTATACTCATTAAAGCGGTTTAGCTGTGAGAAAACACAAATGGCTAATCTGAGGTGTGTCATGTTTGCTAATAGAGTAAGCTTGTAGCTTCTTAGCTATCAGCCAATGTTTGCGCAAAAacaattagtggtcattttactatatgcccatgcatgcatgtatacactacTCGGAAAAATCTGGCCCGGATCCGACCCGAATTAGGTGTCGTGTAAACGGGACTTTAGATGCGAGTAAAATAATACTTACCTTTCATAAACGGGTACTacaattttagcgaattttagcGAAATTGTAGGAATCtcaaattaatgtataatacTTGTAAATCTGAGTCCAATCAACCTTAAAACTGATACTTATATACTTGTGCTAATGGAAATCcaccaaaattagtaccctaaaatcTGAAATTACTACCCATCTTTAGTAGGTATAACCAtgctcaaataattatgctctataCAGGGTCTTGTTACAAAGAATCAAAATCAGTACACAGATGGGAGCTTTCATTGGTATTTCAATGACAATTGCAGGATACTTCTTGGTAACAGATTGGCAGGCTATATACCTTATGATCCATGCACTGAGTACAGTCCGTTCCATCATCCAGATCGCTTTCAAAACAACCACTCAAGTCTAGGAATGTTAACACCTTTGGATAATACTCCCCAAAGTTGGCCTGCTCTCTTAAATAATCGTGCACACATGGATATTGAGTTGGATTTTGGCGATCGAACGTACACAGAAATTGCTTACCACTTTAATTTCAGCTGCTACGTTGATGAATTTTGCCCATTTTGCACCGAGAAATCTACCAGCAAGCACCGGTGTTTGTCGTTTGTAGTTAAAGGTGAAAACGAATCCTCAGAACAGGTGCTCGATGTGTTTTCCTGTTCTTTAGCTCCTCCTTTACAAAATATTTGCCTCAGTATTTCTCATCATCAATCAACTGATTCTGAGGAAGTTGAAAATTTAAATGGAAATCGTTTTGTAGCCGGCGTTCAAAGCTTATTGGTACTCCCTCAAGATGTGTACTCCACTGCAAGCAATGCCTGTATAAATGCCAATGTATCAATTAGTGGAGAGTGTCATTGGATACCGTTGTCAAGTGGTGAGGAATGTGTGGATTGTCCTCCTATCTGCAGAGGAAAGCAACGGACACTACTGCTACCATTGTATCTGATAGGAATGGTGCTGTTGATAGGAAGCTACCCTCTTGTCTGGGTGAATTTGGTGGCCATAGCTAACAATCAGACTCCTGAAAGTGTTCAAGTGAGTGCTCATAGTATTGGTACCTGCATAGCCATAGATATATGAATgttcttatataattatggctataaTAACGTCGATCTTTCTTTCTTATAGGGCATTGTGATAGGAAGTATCAATGTAGCAAATGGACTTGCTGAGAGTATCAGTCCTGTGGTTGGTAAGAGATGCATGCCATTAGCTACTCCCCAGAGTATTCATACcaacattattatttttgcgGTATTGTGGTAATTTCTGTGAAAAAGTACTCTTGGaaaattggaaaatgcaatgcCGTGCGAGTAATTACAAATGCTATGATTTCACAAGTTTAGCACCAGCAAATAAGTACCGGTATGTATGTCACCTTAATTAAGGTACATGTTACATGCATAATGCTTTTGTCTTTTTTGCAGTCGATGTACTGTATGAAAAGACAAAGAAAAGAACTTTCGTGCCATCTATTCTGTTTGCTCTTTTGCACATACCATTTCTCATAGAAATCATCATATTGTACAAACCCTTAGGACCTTCATATAAGCTCACTGAATATAGTAGATCCACTCTGCCCAAAGAACAATCGTCTGGGAGAGAGTGTGATTCTCCTTGATTTACTATAATTCTCCAACATTGAAATGGTAGAATATTTATGATTTTGTATAGCCGGAGTATTCCTGCATTGACACTGTAGTGGAGAGTATGCTTTTATGCTGGTTGTCTGCAGGGAATTCAAGGATTGAGAAGCAATGTGTACTGGAGtttacagaatctttgcaacacaccagtaaaagcgtagagcgTTACGCGTTCCTTATGTGGATTTTGTgta
The Halichondria panicea chromosome 14, odHalPani1.1, whole genome shotgun sequence DNA segment above includes these coding regions:
- the LOC135347364 gene encoding tubulin gamma-2 chain-like isoform X1 — protein: MPREIITIQLGQCGNQIGMEFWKQLCAEHAISPEGILQDYAVEGIDRKDVFFYQADDEHYIPRAVLLDLEPRVIHGILTSPYAKLYNQENIYTSSHGGGAGNNWASGHSQAGRLHEEIFDILDREADNSDSLEGFVLSHSIAGGTGSGMGSYLLEHLNDRYPKKLIQTYSVFPNLNEISDVVVQPYNSILTLKRLTLHADCVVVLDNTALNRIAAERLRIPNPSLSQINQLVSTIMASSTTTLRYPGYMNNDLIGLIASLIPTPRLHYLMTGYTPITTDTQAPSIRKTTVLDVMRRLLQPKNVMVSAPKDRHHNHCYISILNIIQGEVDPTQVHKSLQRIRERKLAQFIPWGPASIQVALSRKPPHIQSAHRVSGLMLANHTSMASLFAASCGQFDKLRKKEAFLDQFKKQPMFSDDLSELDDSRRVVQEVIDEYRASTEPDYITRGTSIGLGGAKP
- the LOC135347364 gene encoding tubulin gamma-2 chain-like isoform X3, translated to MPREIITIQLGQCGNQIGMEFWKQLCAEHAISPEGILQDYAVEGIDRKDVFFYQADDEHYIPRAVLLDLEPRVIHGILTSPYAKLYNQENIYTSSHGGGAGNNWASGHSQAGRLHEEIFDILDREADNSDSLEGFVLSHSIAGGTGSGMGSYLLEHLNDRYPKKLIQTYSVFPNLNEISDVVVQPYNSILTLKRLTLHADCVVVLDNTALNRIAAERLRIPNPSLSQINQLVSTIMASSTTTLRYPGYMNNDLIGLIASLIPTPRLHYLMTGYTPITTDTQAPSIRKTTVLDVMRRLLQPKNVMVSAPKDRHHNHCYISILNIIQGEVDPTQVHKSLQRIRERKLAQFIPWGPASIQVALSRKPPHIQSAHRVSGLMLANHTSMAS
- the LOC135347364 gene encoding tubulin gamma-2 chain-like isoform X2: MEFWKQLCAEHAISPEGILQDYAVEGIDRKDVFFYQADDEHYIPRAVLLDLEPRVIHGILTSPYAKLYNQENIYTSSHGGGAGNNWASGHSQAGRLHEEIFDILDREADNSDSLEGFVLSHSIAGGTGSGMGSYLLEHLNDRYPKKLIQTYSVFPNLNEISDVVVQPYNSILTLKRLTLHADCVVVLDNTALNRIAAERLRIPNPSLSQINQLVSTIMASSTTTLRYPGYMNNDLIGLIASLIPTPRLHYLMTGYTPITTDTQAPSIRKTTVLDVMRRLLQPKNVMVSAPKDRHHNHCYISILNIIQGEVDPTQVHKSLQRIRERKLAQFIPWGPASIQVALSRKPPHIQSAHRVSGLMLANHTSMASLFAASCGQFDKLRKKEAFLDQFKKQPMFSDDLSELDDSRRVVQEVIDEYRASTEPDYITRGTSIGLGGAKP
- the LOC135347364 gene encoding uncharacterized protein LOC135347364 isoform X4, with translation MRLDKEKWRLRVNGFLTQILAPMMFSISGTLYLSSLHRFVTNPKKAGINETTLQQVEPGLDESETMYALLITIYSYGELTGGLLLGFLTKCIPNWYQFVFAISLHTIGYVLYGVATNGGILMIGMFLAGYYLGAQITLSMNYATEMSVEYVNLLKEVKNEKDENFEYEKKVVKTRNFLYSVYSIGFSVGLVVGPSVSVIFSNLPIEQYRSIAWFNVAFGVILLILFCFLFRGESKWNRTNCHELCVRSKNNSSSAKPGPLQIFIIVSMHLLSFVQMLKWAYFEALMNPILSDSFGFSLNTSSYVFLGVAISSILGSILLVLLQRIKISTQMGAFIGISMTIAGYFLVTDWQAIYLMIHALSTVRSIIQIAFKTTTQV